One region of bacterium genomic DNA includes:
- a CDS encoding aspartate aminotransferase family protein, which yields MLVAIDVMPFDIKKTLEERWGENYLLHERHVNPQFVKVLRTIGFDKVYRRAEGQYLYDDEGTRYLDLLSGYGVFSIGRNHPRIKQTIKDLLDMDLTSMVQMDCALVAGLLAEKLLSLVPGLHDTVFFTNSGTEAVEGAIKMARGATGRGRILYLDHAFHGLTLGSLSANGNDEFRSGFGDLLPGAMIPCNDLGALERELRKRDVAAFIFEPVQGKGVYVAEDSFLPQAQELCRKYGTLLIADEVQSGLGRTGRWFAYEHWGIEPDLVTVAKALSGGFVPAGAILMKRDVYKKVFSRMDRCVVHSNTFGKNTLAMGAGLATLHLIEEERLLERAERLGNLFLEKVRETCGGFEMFKEVRGKGMMVGIEFKSPKSLKLKAAWAMIHAANKGLFGQMIVVPLMAKHRILTQVAGHDIDLVKLLPPLVMTEADVDYFAKSLAEVVAECHKFPGGAWETGMMLAKNALASRKGVEPKEISLEPLLD from the coding sequence ATGTTGGTAGCCATCGACGTCATGCCTTTCGACATCAAGAAGACACTCGAAGAGCGCTGGGGTGAGAACTACTTGCTGCACGAACGGCATGTCAACCCGCAGTTCGTGAAGGTCTTGCGCACGATCGGCTTCGACAAGGTCTACCGGCGCGCCGAGGGCCAATACCTCTACGACGACGAAGGAACCCGCTACCTGGACCTCCTCTCCGGCTACGGCGTATTCTCGATCGGGCGCAATCACCCCCGGATCAAGCAGACGATCAAAGACCTTCTCGACATGGACCTCACCAGCATGGTCCAGATGGACTGCGCCCTCGTCGCCGGACTCCTGGCCGAAAAACTCCTGAGCTTGGTGCCGGGGCTGCACGACACCGTCTTTTTCACGAACTCCGGCACCGAGGCGGTCGAAGGCGCGATCAAAATGGCGCGCGGAGCGACGGGCCGCGGGCGAATCCTCTACCTCGACCACGCCTTTCACGGACTGACGCTGGGGTCCCTCTCGGCCAACGGGAACGACGAGTTCCGGTCCGGCTTCGGAGACTTGCTGCCCGGTGCGATGATACCCTGCAACGATCTCGGCGCTCTCGAGCGCGAGCTCAGGAAGAGGGACGTCGCGGCCTTCATTTTCGAGCCGGTCCAGGGCAAGGGCGTCTACGTGGCGGAGGATTCGTTTCTTCCCCAGGCCCAAGAACTATGCCGCAAGTACGGCACGCTCCTGATCGCGGACGAGGTCCAGTCCGGCCTCGGACGAACGGGCCGCTGGTTCGCCTACGAGCACTGGGGCATCGAACCGGATTTGGTGACGGTCGCCAAGGCCCTCTCCGGCGGCTTCGTCCCTGCGGGGGCGATCCTCATGAAACGGGACGTCTACAAGAAGGTTTTTTCCCGGATGGACCGCTGCGTGGTTCATTCGAACACGTTCGGGAAAAACACGCTGGCGATGGGCGCAGGTCTCGCGACCCTTCACCTGATCGAGGAGGAAAGGCTCCTCGAGCGCGCGGAGCGCCTCGGGAATCTCTTTTTGGAGAAGGTCCGCGAGACCTGCGGCGGGTTCGAGATGTTCAAGGAGGTCCGCGGCAAGGGAATGATGGTGGGGATCGAGTTCAAGTCCCCCAAGTCCCTCAAGCTCAAGGCCGCCTGGGCGATGATCCACGCCGCGAACAAGGGCCTTTTCGGCCAGATGATCGTCGTCCCGCTCATGGCCAAGCACCGGATCCTCACGCAGGTGGCCGGCCACGACATCGACCTGGTCAAGCTCCTGCCCCCCCTCGTCATGACCGAAGCGGACGTGGACTATTTCGCCAAATCCTTGGCCGAGGTCGTCGCCGAATGCCACAAATTCCCGGGCGGGGCGTGGGAGACCGGCATGATGCTCGCCAAGAACGCGCTGGCGTCACGAAAGGGCGTCGAGCCGAAGGAAATTTCTCTAGAGCCTCTTCTGGATTGA
- a CDS encoding DUF192 domain-containing protein, whose protein sequence is MRALKPAFLFFSLAVFGGCQQSADSFIVIKKTGGETLQVRVEVADTPALRSRGLMFREELPEGTGMLFVFPAVTSGAFWMKNTPIPLDLIFVKAGAIVALIENAVPFDETPLSPGASYTMALEVPGGYASRHGVRVGDGFEWRKRE, encoded by the coding sequence ATGCGGGCGCTTAAGCCGGCCTTCCTCTTTTTTTCTCTGGCCGTTTTCGGCGGCTGTCAGCAATCGGCCGATTCATTCATCGTCATCAAGAAGACTGGTGGGGAGACGCTTCAAGTCCGGGTGGAGGTGGCGGATACGCCGGCGCTTCGGTCCCGCGGCCTCATGTTTCGCGAGGAGTTGCCCGAAGGGACCGGGATGCTCTTCGTCTTTCCGGCGGTAACCTCCGGCGCCTTCTGGATGAAAAACACGCCGATTCCCCTCGACCTCATCTTCGTCAAGGCGGGCGCGATCGTCGCCCTGATCGAAAACGCCGTCCCTTTTGACGAGACCCCGCTCTCGCCCGGGGCGTCCTATACCATGGCGCTTGAGGTGCCCGGGGGCTACGCCTCGCGCCACGGCGTGCGCGTGGGAGACGGGTTCGAATGGAGAAAGCGGGAATAG
- a CDS encoding ferredoxin, translating to MAEAAPSMEEYAVSEACIACDACCNDFPDIFVMNADHTRAIAKNPSPKGKFDPWDIIYDCPVDAISLIKGELPPPPEGKKKKTEAAVADAGPVEDNRPWEIRWSEAQQLRGEESYWERMKRYGMATTMEETGKQMLLRVALPERVPDHALKYKWNLPDKMPDYKFDIQLARDGRALKLKGWLDDQRVRKLCGVANSFPDRFLRELELPAKAKELKFNYNPQDKVLDVVIDKAV from the coding sequence ATGGCCGAAGCGGCCCCCTCGATGGAAGAATACGCGGTCAGCGAGGCGTGCATCGCCTGCGACGCCTGCTGCAACGACTTTCCCGACATCTTCGTGATGAACGCGGATCACACCCGCGCGATCGCCAAGAATCCCTCACCCAAGGGCAAGTTCGACCCTTGGGACATCATCTATGACTGCCCCGTCGACGCCATTTCACTCATCAAGGGCGAGCTGCCGCCTCCGCCGGAGGGGAAGAAAAAGAAGACGGAAGCCGCCGTCGCCGATGCGGGACCCGTGGAAGACAACCGGCCTTGGGAGATTCGATGGAGCGAGGCCCAGCAGCTCCGGGGCGAGGAGTCCTACTGGGAACGCATGAAGCGCTACGGCATGGCGACGACGATGGAGGAGACGGGCAAGCAGATGCTTCTGCGCGTGGCCTTGCCCGAGCGCGTTCCGGATCACGCCCTCAAATACAAGTGGAACCTCCCGGACAAGATGCCGGACTACAAGTTTGACATCCAGCTCGCCCGGGACGGAAGGGCCCTCAAGCTCAAGGGCTGGCTCGACGACCAACGCGTGCGCAAGCTCTGCGGCGTCGCCAATTCCTTCCCCGACCGGTTCTTGAGGGAACTCGAGTTGCCCGCGAAGGCCAAGGAGCTCAAGTTCAACTACAATCCCCAGGACAAGGTCCTGGACGTCGTGATCGACAAGGCCGTTTGA
- a CDS encoding HU family DNA-binding protein, producing the protein MTKAELIAAVAKDCKCSKAVAEKALNSVTGNITRALKKNDRIALTGFGTFSVSKRRARKGRNPQTGAEINIRACSVPKFKAGKELRKAVG; encoded by the coding sequence ATGACCAAAGCGGAATTGATCGCCGCGGTGGCCAAGGACTGCAAGTGCTCCAAGGCCGTCGCGGAAAAGGCGCTCAACTCGGTGACGGGCAACATCACCCGGGCGCTCAAGAAGAACGATCGCATCGCCTTGACGGGGTTCGGCACATTCTCCGTCTCGAAGCGGCGCGCTCGCAAAGGGAGGAACCCCCAGACGGGGGCGGAGATCAATATTCGGGCTTGCAGCGTCCCCAAGTTCAAGGCGGGGAAGGAACTGCGCAAGGCGGTGGGCTAA
- a CDS encoding acylphosphatase has protein sequence MTKARVHVLISGRVQGVCFRMYAEEEAQRRGLTGWVRNLPSGQVEALFEGEKTAVEEIVVWCRRGPPAARVDKIDENWEDFHGSFTDFRIV, from the coding sequence GTGACCAAAGCCCGTGTCCATGTCCTCATCTCCGGCCGCGTTCAGGGCGTGTGCTTCCGAATGTACGCGGAAGAAGAGGCCCAACGCCGTGGGTTGACCGGATGGGTCCGAAATCTACCGTCCGGCCAGGTCGAAGCGTTGTTCGAGGGTGAGAAGACGGCGGTCGAAGAGATCGTCGTCTGGTGCCGCCGGGGGCCGCCGGCGGCGCGCGTCGACAAAATCGACGAGAATTGGGAAGACTTCCATGGGAGCTTCACCGACTTCAGAATTGTGTAG
- a CDS encoding TatD family hydrolase yields MLIDSHAHIHFKDFEGKIDDLLNRARDAGVGAIVNVGTDLASSREVVVLAGKYPQIFAVVGVHPHDAATMKEGDLQALRELAQHPKVVAVGEVGLDYYYEHSPREVQQARLADFIRLAREAGKPLVIHCRDASGSPREALPGLSTPSGAVDAFEDCFRIFDAEDAWGVGGVFHCFTGDAKTAAFIASKGFYVSFSGIVTFKKSTALQEAARTAPMDKILIETDCPFLAPEPHRGKRNEPAYVRLVAQKMAELRNVPFDELSRRTAANTKALFRALLDQ; encoded by the coding sequence GTGTTGATCGATTCCCACGCGCATATCCATTTCAAGGATTTCGAAGGAAAAATCGACGACTTGTTGAACCGCGCGCGCGACGCGGGCGTCGGGGCGATCGTCAACGTCGGCACCGACCTGGCCTCCAGCCGCGAGGTCGTTGTTCTCGCCGGGAAGTACCCGCAAATCTTCGCCGTGGTCGGCGTCCATCCGCATGACGCGGCAACGATGAAGGAAGGCGACCTTCAAGCGCTTCGTGAGCTCGCGCAACATCCAAAAGTCGTTGCCGTCGGAGAGGTCGGCCTCGATTATTACTACGAACACTCGCCGAGAGAGGTCCAACAGGCGAGGCTCGCCGACTTCATCCGCCTGGCGCGGGAGGCGGGCAAGCCCCTCGTGATCCATTGCCGGGACGCTTCCGGAAGCCCTCGGGAAGCCCTTCCCGGGCTGTCGACGCCCTCCGGTGCTGTAGACGCTTTCGAGGATTGTTTCCGGATCTTCGACGCCGAGGACGCCTGGGGCGTTGGCGGTGTCTTCCATTGCTTCACGGGCGATGCGAAGACGGCGGCCTTCATCGCGTCGAAGGGCTTTTACGTTTCCTTTTCCGGCATCGTGACCTTCAAGAAGTCGACCGCGCTTCAGGAGGCGGCGAGAACCGCGCCCATGGACAAGATCCTCATCGAAACCGATTGCCCGTTTCTGGCCCCCGAACCGCACCGCGGCAAGCGCAACGAGCCGGCCTACGTCCGCCTCGTGGCGCAAAAGATGGCCGAGCTTCGGAATGTCCCGTTCGACGAGTTGAGCCGTCGTACCGCCGCCAACACGAAGGCACTATTCCGTGCGCTCCTCGACCAATGA
- a CDS encoding sigma 54-interacting transcriptional regulator — MANAGLIEIARINRLLASEQNVNFLLETILEISLDLLKAERGFLLLLEESGFKVRVSRNMDRQSLEEGTDEGRFSTTVAREAAVTAKSVLVTNAQEDDRFQDADSVIELDIRAVMAVPMRMGADVMGVIYVDNRLSEGEFDASHQTLLEGFADQAALALRNARQMEEIRRRGRDLEVSQKQIQELNDLLKQRLDVTEQEYAAVRERYRLQQEEMHLRYAYDQIVGKSPRLRDVLKVLDRVTDSDVTVLIQGESGTGKELIARALHYNGPRKAAPFVAENCAAFSEQLLESELFGHKRGSFTGATADKKGLFEVAEGGTVFLDEIGELSSSMQSKLLRVLQERQIRPIGGNEYRKINVRVIAATNRDLKAMVKEGKFREDLYYRVNVVKVVPPPLRDRKEDIPLLIDHFLKKVEEETGAKIKVHPKAMGLLLRYDWPGNIRELSNELQRCAAMGLKIIDAESLSDKLREEFTLGPRATSLDQQVTSLEKNVIVETLKKHHYSRLKTAKALGVSRITLYKKMKSYGILAKKSDYSRVSA, encoded by the coding sequence ATGGCGAACGCAGGACTCATTGAGATCGCGCGCATCAACCGATTGCTCGCGTCCGAACAAAACGTGAACTTTCTGCTCGAGACGATCCTGGAGATCTCCCTCGACCTCCTCAAGGCGGAGCGGGGTTTCCTGCTCCTCTTGGAGGAGAGCGGCTTCAAGGTCCGCGTCTCGCGAAACATGGACCGGCAGAGCCTGGAGGAGGGGACGGACGAGGGCCGGTTCAGCACGACGGTCGCCCGCGAGGCCGCCGTGACTGCCAAGTCGGTCCTCGTGACCAACGCCCAGGAGGACGACCGGTTCCAGGACGCGGACAGCGTGATCGAACTGGACATCCGCGCCGTGATGGCCGTGCCGATGCGGATGGGCGCGGACGTGATGGGCGTCATCTATGTGGACAACCGCCTGAGCGAGGGGGAATTCGACGCAAGCCATCAAACCCTTCTCGAGGGCTTCGCCGACCAGGCCGCCCTGGCCCTCCGGAACGCGCGCCAGATGGAGGAAATCCGCCGGCGCGGACGGGATCTGGAGGTCTCCCAAAAGCAAATCCAAGAACTGAACGACCTGCTCAAACAACGCCTCGACGTGACGGAGCAGGAATACGCCGCCGTCCGGGAGCGATACCGGCTGCAGCAGGAGGAGATGCATCTCCGGTACGCCTACGACCAAATCGTCGGAAAGAGCCCACGGCTCCGCGACGTCCTCAAGGTTCTGGACCGTGTCACGGACTCGGACGTGACCGTGTTGATCCAAGGCGAGAGCGGCACCGGAAAGGAACTGATCGCCCGAGCCCTGCATTACAACGGCCCGCGAAAGGCGGCCCCGTTCGTGGCGGAAAACTGCGCGGCCTTCTCCGAGCAGCTGCTCGAGAGCGAGCTGTTCGGGCACAAGAGGGGGAGCTTCACGGGGGCGACGGCCGACAAGAAGGGGCTCTTCGAGGTCGCGGAAGGGGGGACGGTCTTTTTGGACGAAATCGGCGAACTCTCGTCCTCCATGCAGTCCAAGCTGCTGCGAGTGCTTCAAGAGCGCCAGATCCGTCCCATCGGCGGCAACGAGTACCGAAAAATCAATGTCCGCGTCATCGCCGCCACCAACCGGGATCTCAAGGCGATGGTCAAGGAAGGCAAATTCCGGGAAGACCTCTACTACCGCGTCAACGTCGTGAAGGTCGTCCCGCCGCCTCTCCGGGACCGCAAGGAAGACATCCCCCTGCTCATCGATCACTTTCTCAAAAAGGTCGAGGAGGAGACGGGGGCGAAGATCAAGGTTCACCCCAAGGCGATGGGACTTCTCCTCCGTTACGACTGGCCGGGAAACATCCGGGAGCTCTCGAACGAACTTCAGCGTTGCGCCGCGATGGGCCTCAAGATCATCGACGCCGAGTCGCTCTCGGACAAGCTCCGGGAGGAGTTCACCCTCGGCCCCAGGGCGACGTCGCTCGACCAACAGGTGACGAGCCTGGAGAAGAACGTGATCGTGGAAACCTTGAAGAAACACCATTACTCGCGCCTCAAGACCGCAAAGGCCCTGGGCGTGTCGCGCATCACGCTCTACAAGAAGATGAAGAGCTACGGGATTCTGGCGAAGAAGTCGGATTATTCGCGGGTGAGCGCCTAG
- a CDS encoding peptidylprolyl isomerase, which produces MPSFRLLTIAVLASLVLTTAASCGKGGEPLVKVGRAQITNEDLETLARVNPRLKPRLGTPQGRQKVLENYVEQEMLYQESVNRGLNRAADLKDKIALYEKILVAQALLDTELDKKVKEYYDAHKDEFERVKVAHILIRAAMAEAAKPEEKKDEKKDAKKPTAKRSEQEALKLAESVRDRLVKGEDFGKVAKEVSEDDRTKSAMGELGYITIKDRRLERWGWLPVAEKAFAMKAGEISEPIKTQDGFHVVKVLEEKKQQPLEEAEAGIKFRLQADIRTTLLDDLKKKYKVEYLSKKDEAAPAPGAPTTPGASSAPVEPAVPAPAEPGAPAEPPAPATN; this is translated from the coding sequence ATGCCGTCATTCCGTTTACTCACCATCGCCGTTCTCGCTTCACTTGTTCTGACGACCGCTGCATCCTGCGGCAAGGGGGGAGAGCCTCTCGTCAAGGTTGGGCGCGCTCAGATCACCAACGAAGATCTCGAAACGTTGGCACGGGTTAATCCGCGCCTGAAACCGCGGCTCGGAACGCCCCAGGGACGGCAGAAGGTCCTGGAAAATTACGTGGAGCAGGAAATGCTCTATCAGGAGAGCGTCAACCGGGGCCTGAACCGCGCGGCGGACCTCAAGGACAAGATCGCTTTGTACGAGAAGATCCTGGTCGCCCAGGCCCTTCTCGACACGGAATTGGATAAGAAGGTCAAGGAATACTACGACGCCCACAAGGACGAATTCGAGCGCGTGAAGGTCGCGCACATCCTGATCCGCGCCGCCATGGCGGAGGCGGCCAAGCCCGAAGAGAAAAAGGACGAGAAGAAGGACGCGAAAAAACCCACGGCCAAGCGTTCGGAACAGGAAGCCCTGAAATTGGCCGAATCCGTCCGCGACCGCCTGGTCAAGGGCGAGGACTTCGGCAAGGTCGCCAAGGAGGTTTCCGAGGACGACCGCACCAAGAGCGCCATGGGGGAACTGGGCTACATCACGATCAAGGACCGCAGACTCGAGCGTTGGGGATGGTTGCCGGTGGCCGAGAAGGCGTTCGCCATGAAGGCGGGCGAGATCTCGGAGCCGATCAAGACCCAGGACGGCTTCCACGTCGTCAAAGTGCTGGAAGAAAAGAAGCAGCAACCGCTGGAGGAGGCCGAGGCGGGCATCAAGTTCCGCCTCCAGGCCGACATTCGCACCACCCTCCTGGACGACCTGAAGAAGAAGTACAAGGTCGAGTATCTCTCCAAGAAGGACGAGGCCGCCCCGGCGCCGGGTGCGCCCACGACGCCCGGAGCATCTTCCGCGCCCGTCGAGCCGGCCGTTCCCGCCCCCGCGGAACCGGGTGCTCCAGCCGAGCCCCCCGCCCCGGCTACCAATTAA
- a CDS encoding glutathione synthase, whose translation MKILGILDPLKGPNGPYNLRKDSSHLLLLEFQRRGHAVFVSDPQKLGTKGREVRIRANPAAVLEKSPYFRLSKERLLPASAFDLIVMRKDPPVDGTYLRAARLLSRVPSPTWVCNAPRSLARWNEKLIILEFPDWIPPTRVTADAKAIGRFAQKIGGTVVLKSLSSFGGRGVERADTSHPHFDRIVRKMTRGGRAPVMVQAFLPEVSRGEKRIFLIDGRPLGALRRIPPPGGFLANPDLGARLRRTRLSAREKRLCARLGPFLRRNGIFFAGADVIGEKLTEVNITSPGMLWEWNETDGKRHERQIVDLFEDNLRSR comes from the coding sequence ATGAAAATCCTCGGCATTCTCGACCCCCTCAAAGGGCCGAACGGACCGTACAACCTCCGCAAAGACAGCTCGCACCTCCTCCTGCTCGAGTTTCAACGCCGCGGCCACGCCGTCTTCGTCTCCGATCCTCAAAAGCTCGGGACGAAGGGCCGGGAGGTCCGGATTCGGGCCAATCCGGCCGCCGTCCTGGAAAAATCGCCCTATTTCCGGCTCTCCAAGGAGCGCCTCCTGCCGGCCTCCGCCTTCGACCTCATCGTCATGAGAAAAGACCCCCCCGTTGACGGGACGTACCTGCGCGCGGCCCGTCTATTGTCCCGTGTCCCGTCTCCGACGTGGGTCTGCAACGCCCCCCGGTCCCTGGCCCGTTGGAACGAGAAATTGATCATTCTCGAATTCCCGGATTGGATCCCTCCGACGCGCGTGACGGCCGACGCGAAGGCCATCGGCCGGTTCGCTCAAAAGATCGGTGGAACGGTCGTCCTCAAGTCCCTCTCCAGCTTCGGGGGGCGGGGCGTGGAACGCGCCGATACGAGCCATCCCCACTTTGACCGCATCGTCCGCAAGATGACCCGGGGGGGCCGGGCACCCGTCATGGTCCAGGCCTTCCTCCCGGAGGTCTCCCGGGGGGAGAAACGGATCTTTCTCATCGACGGAAGGCCCCTGGGGGCCCTCCGGCGCATCCCCCCTCCCGGCGGTTTCCTGGCCAATCCCGACCTGGGGGCCCGGCTCAGGAGAACCCGCCTCTCGGCGCGCGAAAAGAGGCTCTGCGCGCGCCTCGGCCCCTTTTTGAGGAGGAATGGGATTTTCTTTGCGGGCGCCGACGTGATCGGCGAAAAACTGACCGAGGTCAACATCACGAGCCCGGGCATGCTCTGGGAATGGAACGAGACCGACGGGAAGCGGCACGAGCGGCAGATCGTCGATCTCTTCGAGGACAATTTGAGGAGCCGATGA
- the gyrA gene encoding DNA gyrase subunit A, with amino-acid sequence MGTEIISVNIEDEMRDSYLDYAMSVIIGRAIPDVRDGLKPVHRRILYAMLREGLLSNKKFSKCAGVVGEVLKKYHPHGDLAVYDALVRMAQDWNLRYPLIHGQGNFGSIDGDPPAAYRYTEARLMKLAEELLADIDKETVDFIPNFDGSTEEPVVLPAKVPNLLINGSDGIAVGMATKIPPHNLREVCDALVALAKNPGLTIPEIMKIIPGPDFPTAGFIHGREGIKDAYTTGKGIIQMRAKAVIEPVARGDKENIVITEIPFQVNKARLIEKIADLVRDAKVEGVSDIRDESDKDGMRIVVELKKGTVAGVVLNQLYKHTAMQSTFGVIMLAIVGGQPRTMNIKEMLELFLEHRKEVVTRRTAFELRQAEARAHVLEGLKIALDHLDEVIALIRKSKTPQEAKDGLMTKFDLSEIQSQAILDMRLQRLTALERDKIIEEYEEVIALIKKLKAILRDEKLILGIIVDEVSEIKTNFGDERRTQIQGETQELSIEDLIAEEDMVVTISHGGFIKRNPISIYRAQRRGGHGKTGMSTGEEDFVSDLFIASTHSYVLIFTSFGKVHWVKVYDIPQAGRTAKGKSISNLIQMGNHERLAAVLPVKEFVEGKNIIFATKNGVVKKTDLTAYSHPRAGGIIALGVEQDDELIEVSLTEGQQGVLLSTKEGQAIRFSEDDVRPMGRGATGVIGIRLGEKDQVVSMEVLREKATVLTVTENGYGKRTDVEEYRIQSRGGSGIITVKTTDKNGAVVGVKQVTDDDDVMLITNQGKVIRMRVKEISVMGRNTQGVRLIHLEEGEKVVAFAKLAEKEEDAGA; translated from the coding sequence TTGGGCACCGAAATCATCTCGGTCAATATCGAAGACGAAATGAGGGATTCCTACTTGGATTACGCGATGAGCGTGATCATCGGGCGGGCGATCCCCGACGTCCGCGACGGCCTCAAGCCCGTCCATCGCCGCATCCTCTACGCCATGCTTCGGGAAGGGCTGCTCTCAAACAAGAAATTCTCAAAATGCGCCGGCGTCGTCGGGGAGGTCCTGAAAAAGTACCATCCCCACGGCGACTTGGCCGTCTACGACGCCTTGGTCCGCATGGCCCAGGACTGGAATCTCCGGTATCCTCTTATCCACGGCCAGGGCAATTTCGGTTCGATCGACGGCGACCCTCCGGCGGCCTACCGGTACACGGAGGCCCGTCTGATGAAGCTTGCCGAGGAGCTCTTGGCGGACATCGACAAGGAGACGGTCGATTTCATCCCGAACTTCGACGGCTCGACCGAGGAGCCGGTGGTCCTGCCGGCCAAGGTTCCCAATCTGCTGATCAACGGCTCGGACGGCATCGCCGTCGGCATGGCGACCAAGATCCCCCCGCACAACCTGAGGGAGGTCTGCGACGCGCTGGTCGCCCTGGCCAAGAATCCCGGACTGACGATCCCGGAGATCATGAAGATCATCCCGGGGCCGGATTTCCCCACCGCGGGCTTCATTCACGGACGCGAAGGCATCAAGGACGCCTACACCACCGGCAAGGGCATCATCCAGATGCGCGCCAAGGCGGTGATTGAGCCGGTCGCTCGGGGCGACAAGGAAAACATCGTCATCACGGAGATCCCGTTCCAGGTGAACAAGGCGCGTCTGATCGAAAAGATCGCCGACCTGGTCCGCGACGCCAAGGTCGAGGGCGTGAGCGACATCCGCGACGAATCCGACAAGGACGGCATGCGGATCGTCGTGGAGCTCAAGAAGGGGACGGTCGCGGGCGTCGTCCTGAACCAGCTCTACAAGCACACGGCCATGCAGTCGACCTTCGGCGTCATCATGCTGGCCATCGTGGGCGGGCAGCCCCGGACGATGAACATCAAGGAGATGCTCGAGCTGTTCCTGGAGCATCGCAAGGAAGTCGTCACCCGCAGGACGGCCTTCGAGCTCAGGCAGGCGGAGGCCAGGGCCCATGTTCTGGAAGGCCTCAAGATCGCCCTGGATCACCTGGATGAAGTGATCGCGCTGATCCGCAAGTCGAAGACCCCTCAGGAGGCCAAGGACGGCCTCATGACCAAGTTCGATCTCTCGGAGATCCAGTCCCAGGCCATCTTAGATATGCGACTCCAACGCCTGACGGCGTTGGAGCGAGACAAGATCATCGAGGAATACGAGGAAGTCATCGCGCTCATCAAGAAGCTCAAGGCCATCCTCAGGGACGAAAAACTGATCTTGGGCATCATTGTGGACGAGGTGAGCGAGATCAAGACGAACTTCGGCGACGAGCGACGCACGCAGATCCAGGGGGAGACTCAGGAGCTTTCCATCGAGGACCTGATCGCCGAGGAGGACATGGTCGTCACCATCTCCCACGGCGGATTCATCAAGCGGAATCCCATCAGCATTTATCGCGCCCAGCGGCGCGGGGGGCACGGCAAGACGGGCATGTCGACCGGCGAGGAGGATTTCGTCAGCGACCTCTTCATCGCCTCGACCCACAGCTACGTCCTGATTTTCACAAGCTTCGGAAAGGTGCATTGGGTCAAGGTCTACGACATTCCCCAGGCGGGGCGTACCGCGAAGGGCAAGTCGATCTCGAACCTGATCCAAATGGGCAATCACGAGCGGCTGGCCGCCGTCCTGCCCGTGAAGGAGTTCGTGGAAGGCAAGAATATCATCTTTGCGACCAAGAACGGCGTCGTCAAGAAGACCGATCTCACGGCCTACAGCCACCCGCGCGCAGGCGGCATCATCGCGTTGGGCGTCGAGCAGGACGACGAGCTGATCGAAGTCTCTCTGACGGAGGGCCAGCAGGGGGTCCTTCTTTCCACCAAGGAAGGCCAGGCCATCCGGTTCTCCGAGGACGACGTCCGTCCGATGGGCCGGGGGGCCACGGGCGTGATCGGTATCCGGTTGGGCGAAAAGGATCAGGTCGTCAGCATGGAGGTCCTGCGCGAAAAGGCGACCGTCCTGACCGTCACCGAAAACGGCTACGGCAAGCGCACGGACGTCGAGGAATACCGCATCCAGTCGCGCGGCGGCAGCGGCATCATCACGGTCAAGACGACGGACAAGAACGGGGCCGTCGTCGGCGTCAAGCAGGTGACCGATGACGACGATGTCATGCTCATCACCAACCAGGGCAAGGTGATCCGAATGAGGGTCAAGGAGATCTCCGTCATGGGCCGCAACACCCAGGGCGTCCGGCTCATCCACCTGGAAGAGGGCGAGAAGGTCGTCGCCTTCGCCAAGCTCGCCGAAAAGGAAGAGGATGCGGGCGCTTAA
- the ruvX gene encoding Holliday junction resolvase RuvX codes for MRIMCLDVGSKTIGVAMSDPLGWIAQAVKTIRRGATQDDSLDLKKMIEENEVKTIVVGLPLNMNGTEGPQAASVRRFVDEMRKVIPDVPVEFWDERLSTVAAERGLLEADLSRAKRKGVIDQMAAVHILQGYLEARRGAESEGDGE; via the coding sequence GTGCGAATCATGTGCTTAGATGTGGGTTCAAAGACCATTGGCGTCGCGATGAGCGACCCCTTGGGCTGGATCGCCCAGGCGGTGAAGACCATTCGACGGGGGGCGACGCAGGACGACAGCCTCGATCTCAAGAAGATGATCGAGGAGAACGAGGTCAAGACGATCGTCGTGGGGCTCCCCCTCAACATGAACGGCACCGAAGGACCGCAGGCCGCGAGCGTGCGGCGCTTCGTCGACGAGATGAGGAAGGTCATCCCCGACGTTCCTGTCGAGTTCTGGGATGAGAGACTCTCTACCGTCGCGGCAGAAAGGGGACTGTTGGAGGCCGATCTTTCGCGTGCGAAGCGGAAAGGCGTCATCGACCAGATGGCCGCGGTCCATATCCTTCAAGGCTATCTTGAGGCCCGCCGGGGCGCGGAGTCCGAAGGAGACGGCGAATGA